A region from the Spirochaeta thermophila DSM 6192 genome encodes:
- a CDS encoding gamma carbonic anhydrase family protein — protein MLHAIGERVPRMDETAFVAWNAEVCGSVELGPHASVWFGASVRADIAPITIGAHTNVQDNASVHVDVDLPVVIGSYVTIGHNAVIHGCTIGDGSLIGMGAVVLSGAVIGEESLVGAGALVTEGKEFPPRSLILGSPARVVRSLTDEEVARIRRNALLYAELARSARQEYREV, from the coding sequence ATGCTGCATGCGATAGGAGAAAGGGTCCCCCGGATGGACGAGACCGCCTTCGTGGCGTGGAACGCGGAGGTGTGCGGGAGCGTGGAGCTCGGCCCCCATGCCTCCGTGTGGTTCGGCGCCTCGGTCCGGGCCGATATCGCGCCGATCACCATAGGGGCCCATACCAATGTCCAGGACAACGCGAGTGTGCATGTGGACGTGGATCTGCCGGTGGTCATCGGCTCCTACGTCACGATAGGGCACAACGCGGTGATCCACGGGTGCACCATAGGGGACGGATCCCTCATCGGGATGGGCGCCGTGGTCCTCTCGGGCGCGGTCATCGGGGAGGAGAGCCTCGTGGGAGCAGGCGCCCTCGTCACCGAGGGCAAGGAGTTCCCCCCCCGCTCGCTCATCCTGGGGAGCCCGGCCCGCGTGGTGCGCTCCCTCACCGATGAGGAGGTGGCGCGCATCCGTCGGAACGCCCTCCTCTACGCTGAGCTCGCCCGCTCTGCACGGCAGGAGTACCGGGAGGTGTGA
- a CDS encoding DJ-1/PfpI family protein has product MNERASLPSQGKGLLVRALGFSLALLGVYLLADGGNSAETSTEKEDTMASLSGVKVVMIIAHENFRDEELLETREELLDAGASVAVASSSRTPATGMLGARVTPDKTLQEIRVDDYDAVIFVGGTGAQEYFSNRQALDLARQAYEKGKIVGAICIAPSILARAGILRGKRATCWSGESGTLLANGATYTGRPVERDGRIITANGPSAARQFGRALVEALSAGVTSP; this is encoded by the coding sequence ATGAACGAACGAGCCTCACTTCCTTCACAGGGAAAGGGGCTGCTCGTGAGGGCGCTCGGCTTCTCCCTCGCCCTCCTCGGCGTCTATCTCCTCGCAGACGGGGGGAATTCGGCCGAGACCTCTACCGAGAAGGAGGATACCATGGCCTCGCTTTCAGGGGTAAAGGTGGTGATGATCATCGCCCACGAGAACTTCAGGGACGAGGAGCTCCTCGAGACGCGTGAGGAACTCCTCGACGCAGGGGCCTCCGTCGCCGTGGCGAGCTCCTCCCGCACCCCAGCCACCGGGATGCTGGGCGCACGAGTGACACCTGACAAGACCCTGCAGGAGATCCGCGTAGACGACTACGACGCGGTGATCTTCGTGGGGGGAACCGGGGCCCAGGAGTACTTCTCCAACCGTCAGGCCCTCGATCTCGCCAGGCAGGCCTATGAGAAGGGCAAGATAGTAGGGGCCATCTGCATCGCCCCCTCCATCCTCGCCAGGGCCGGGATCCTCAGAGGCAAGAGGGCCACCTGCTGGTCGGGCGAGAGCGGCACCCTGTTGGCCAACGGCGCCACCTACACCGGAAGGCCGGTGGAACGCGACGGCCGCATCATCACGGCGAACGGCCCCTCGGCGGCCCGTCAGTTCGGAAGGGCGCTCGTCGAGGCCCTCTCGGCCGGGGTCACCTCACCCTAA
- the hisI gene encoding phosphoribosyl-AMP cyclohydrolase, whose amino-acid sequence MSRWRRLSEEARDLLDFAKMGGLVPVVTQEVHTGEVLMVAFLDPEAWELSLATGYAHYYSRTRRRIWKKGETSGHVQRIVEVRIDCDNDAVLFLVEQERGTACHTGRRSCFYRTLTPRGLAEEEATLPWRGVSPEDQS is encoded by the coding sequence ATGAGTCGGTGGCGCAGGCTCTCAGAGGAGGCACGGGACCTCCTCGACTTCGCCAAGATGGGGGGGCTCGTCCCGGTGGTGACCCAGGAAGTGCACACGGGCGAGGTCCTCATGGTGGCCTTCCTCGACCCCGAGGCCTGGGAGCTGTCCCTCGCCACCGGCTACGCCCACTACTACTCCCGGACGCGGCGGCGCATCTGGAAGAAGGGGGAGACCTCGGGACACGTCCAGCGCATCGTGGAAGTCCGCATCGACTGCGACAACGACGCCGTGCTCTTCCTGGTGGAACAGGAGAGGGGGACGGCCTGCCACACCGGCCGCCGCAGCTGCTTCTACCGGACCCTCACCCCTAGAGGGCTCGCCGAGGAAGAGGCGACACTGCCTTGGCGAGGAGTCTCCCCGGAGGACCAGTCCTAG
- a CDS encoding carbohydrate ABC transporter permease, which translates to MKRELRIEEREALLGRRLILPALLVITGLIVYPIFYNIYLSFFDVHVYGANRFIGFKNYLDIVLDREFWGAFYTTIVYVIGTTLGTTLMGLLVALVMNREFPLRGLVRSLILLPYVAPLISVVFSWQFLFDPVNGIVMHTLVEQLRLLPERINLIGSPKNGIWVAVLFSIWKNFPFTYLMLLSRLQAIDQNLYEAAEIDGASALQKFWYLTLPELYFVMGAVILLRFIWNFNKFEEIFLLAPNVKVLSVYTYYTAFTGTLDLGKGAALAVVQFSILIIFILFYVRKVLKW; encoded by the coding sequence ATGAAACGGGAGCTCCGCATAGAGGAACGGGAAGCGCTCCTGGGGAGGAGGCTCATCCTCCCCGCGCTTCTCGTGATTACCGGACTCATCGTCTATCCCATCTTCTACAATATCTATCTGAGCTTCTTTGATGTTCATGTCTACGGAGCGAACCGTTTCATCGGCTTCAAGAACTACCTCGATATCGTCCTCGACAGGGAGTTCTGGGGAGCCTTCTACACCACCATCGTCTACGTGATAGGGACGACCCTGGGCACCACCCTCATGGGCCTCCTGGTCGCCCTGGTGATGAACCGGGAATTCCCCCTCCGGGGGCTCGTGCGGAGCCTCATCCTCCTTCCCTACGTGGCCCCGCTCATCTCCGTGGTATTCTCCTGGCAGTTCCTCTTCGACCCCGTCAACGGCATCGTGATGCACACCCTGGTGGAGCAGCTCCGCCTGCTTCCCGAACGGATCAACCTCATAGGCTCCCCCAAGAATGGAATATGGGTGGCCGTACTCTTCAGCATCTGGAAGAACTTCCCCTTCACTTATCTCATGCTCCTCTCACGGCTCCAGGCCATCGATCAGAACCTCTACGAGGCGGCTGAGATAGACGGTGCCTCGGCCCTCCAGAAGTTCTGGTACCTGACCCTCCCCGAGCTCTACTTCGTCATGGGCGCCGTGATCCTGCTGCGTTTCATCTGGAATTTCAACAAGTTCGAGGAGATATTCCTCCTCGCCCCCAATGTGAAGGTCCTCTCGGTGTACACCTACTACACCGCGTTCACCGGCACCCTCGACCTCGGGAAAGGAGCGGCCCTGGCCGTGGTACAGTTTTCCATCCTCATCATCTTCATCCTGTTCTACGTGAGGAAGGTGCTCAAATGGTGA
- a CDS encoding UTP--glucose-1-phosphate uridylyltransferase has product MQDDALIQKMRTAGIDPDLTYAILERVNAAEPEAAPSFELPSPGDPRIVDTTRPLSLTLPRAAFLSRAEELSIPSSLIDRYGGEDPVVLDDAALSLLGVALYPRTAYGVLNGGAATSYADLTRNRAFEPDLFELYRASFEAVAPRVKGSAKGACPAFYQEDTSGGPSFLALTLRNLLLCVALYRRMAEQWHTPLRGTVLPLFQMTSPATHDQVMAHLEKLRGHPLLEALFAHTGYRVDPTLTAQQPLVAALTHREEGLPRRIFTRAYGKDGELLPLPGGHGQNFMVLEGIYRRLHEEGFRFVYLTNVDNLGAFVEPRTLAYTAFSRAQASFEFSYKTPVDVKGGILVRAGDVLSCRDIGPAIPKEAVAAFEKEGRPVLFNCAIGLFDLTYLTTHLEHIIRTLPLRVSEQEKDAGRYAQVEQITWEVMDLIERPLVFGVDKFRRFLAAKLLLETFLTGGLHFGRPELEAFFASRPELARTARALSAGFRRVMEEAYGYVRTEERWRPLRLDEALVRMQACGGIA; this is encoded by the coding sequence GTGCAGGACGATGCCCTCATCCAGAAGATGCGCACGGCCGGGATCGATCCCGATCTCACCTACGCGATACTGGAGCGGGTGAACGCCGCCGAACCGGAGGCCGCCCCCTCGTTCGAGCTCCCCTCGCCCGGCGACCCACGCATCGTGGACACCACCCGCCCCCTCTCCCTCACCCTCCCCCGCGCCGCCTTCCTCTCCCGGGCCGAGGAGCTGAGCATCCCCTCATCCCTCATCGATCGCTACGGGGGGGAAGACCCGGTGGTGCTCGACGATGCGGCGCTCTCCCTCCTGGGCGTAGCCCTCTACCCCCGCACCGCCTACGGCGTGCTCAACGGAGGGGCCGCCACCAGCTACGCGGACCTCACGCGGAACCGGGCCTTCGAGCCCGACCTGTTCGAGCTCTACCGCGCCTCCTTCGAGGCGGTCGCCCCCCGCGTGAAGGGCTCGGCCAAGGGGGCGTGCCCCGCCTTCTACCAGGAGGACACCTCGGGCGGGCCGAGCTTCCTGGCCCTCACCCTACGCAACCTGCTCCTCTGTGTGGCCCTCTACCGGCGCATGGCAGAGCAGTGGCACACCCCCTTGAGGGGCACGGTGCTCCCCCTCTTCCAGATGACCAGCCCCGCCACCCACGACCAGGTGATGGCACACCTCGAGAAGCTCAGAGGCCATCCCCTCCTCGAAGCGCTCTTCGCCCACACCGGCTATCGCGTGGACCCCACCCTCACCGCCCAGCAGCCCCTCGTGGCGGCCCTCACCCACCGCGAGGAGGGACTCCCGCGTCGGATCTTCACCCGGGCCTACGGGAAGGACGGCGAGCTCCTCCCCCTCCCGGGCGGCCACGGTCAGAACTTCATGGTCCTCGAAGGCATCTACCGAAGGCTCCACGAGGAAGGGTTCCGCTTCGTCTACCTCACCAACGTGGATAACCTTGGCGCCTTCGTGGAACCACGCACCCTCGCCTACACCGCCTTCTCCCGGGCCCAGGCCTCGTTCGAGTTCTCCTACAAGACCCCGGTGGACGTGAAGGGCGGGATCCTCGTCCGTGCGGGCGATGTACTCTCCTGCAGGGACATAGGCCCGGCCATTCCCAAAGAAGCCGTGGCCGCCTTCGAGAAGGAAGGCAGGCCGGTCCTCTTCAACTGCGCCATCGGGCTCTTCGACCTCACCTATCTCACCACGCACCTCGAGCACATCATCCGCACGCTCCCCCTCAGGGTCTCCGAGCAGGAGAAGGACGCAGGGCGGTACGCCCAGGTCGAGCAGATCACCTGGGAGGTGATGGACCTCATCGAGCGGCCGCTCGTCTTCGGGGTGGACAAGTTCCGCAGGTTCCTCGCGGCAAAGCTCCTCCTCGAGACATTCCTCACCGGCGGCCTCCACTTCGGCAGGCCCGAGCTCGAGGCCTTCTTCGCCTCCAGACCAGAGCTGGCCCGGACCGCGCGCGCCCTCTCCGCCGGCTTTAGGCGCGTGATGGAGGAGGCCTACGGCTACGTCCGCACCGAGGAGAGGTGGCGCCCCCTTCGGCTGGACGAGGCCCTCGTGAGGATGCAGGCGTGTGGAGGCATCGCATGA
- a CDS encoding carbohydrate ABC transporter permease — protein MVRKRNILKSLGFFLLVVGIVLFAFFPFLQMISTSLKYQWDWGNPSLIPRKLNLEAYAELLNIGQELKNVPESVRRLLEEQELTEAQKRAILARYRDTSDVFPFLQYFRNSLFLSSSAALLSLLIATFGAYSFSRTRYRGRGLIQRGVLFVYMFGGILLLIPLYQIFVRMGWLQTSGGTLAALLIIYLVQTLPVSLYMLGNYFRTIPFSIEEAALIDGCSRFGTIWRIIIPMSIPALFTVFIYAFMIAWNEYLFASVFLKSYKGLYTLPFGLRSLYHSKNAIWDRIMAASVLTALPVIPIFMAIQKRLVAGLSAGGVKE, from the coding sequence ATGGTGAGGAAACGGAACATCCTGAAGAGCCTGGGGTTCTTCCTCCTGGTCGTGGGGATCGTGCTCTTCGCGTTCTTCCCCTTCCTCCAGATGATCTCCACCTCTTTGAAATATCAGTGGGACTGGGGGAACCCCTCCCTCATCCCCCGGAAGCTCAACCTCGAGGCCTACGCCGAGCTCCTCAACATCGGACAGGAGCTGAAGAATGTCCCCGAGTCGGTGAGGCGGCTCCTCGAGGAGCAAGAGCTCACCGAAGCACAGAAGAGGGCCATCCTCGCCCGGTATCGCGATACGAGCGATGTCTTCCCCTTTCTCCAGTACTTCCGCAACTCCCTCTTCCTCTCCTCGTCGGCCGCGCTCCTCTCGCTCCTGATCGCCACCTTCGGCGCCTATTCCTTCTCGCGTACGAGGTACAGGGGGAGGGGGCTCATCCAGCGCGGGGTTCTCTTCGTCTACATGTTCGGAGGCATCCTCCTGCTCATCCCCCTCTACCAGATCTTCGTACGCATGGGCTGGTTGCAGACGAGCGGAGGCACCCTCGCCGCCCTCCTCATCATCTATCTCGTCCAGACCCTTCCGGTGTCCCTCTACATGCTGGGAAACTACTTCCGAACCATCCCCTTCTCCATCGAGGAAGCGGCCCTCATCGACGGATGTTCCCGGTTCGGCACCATATGGCGGATCATCATCCCCATGTCGATCCCCGCCCTCTTCACCGTCTTCATCTATGCCTTCATGATCGCCTGGAACGAATACCTCTTCGCGAGTGTGTTCCTCAAATCCTACAAAGGACTGTATACCCTCCCCTTCGGTCTCAGGTCCCTGTATCATTCGAAAAACGCGATATGGGACAGGATCATGGCGGCCTCGGTGCTCACGGCCCTTCCGGTGATCCCCATATTCATGGCGATCCAGAAGCGCCTGGTGGCAGGACTCTCGGCCGGAGGGGTAAAAGAGTAG
- a CDS encoding glucokinase, whose amino-acid sequence MKREWFSQHPPAGAVLLAADIGGTNTNIALFEQQGGRLAMLAHWEFASRELANLEEALSQVIEDLQETLGTGIHIHGLCASGAGPVEENVCHLTNLPWIIDGEAIHRDLGVKTVVINDFSAICYGVPILESQAEEKLVPIPHTDGRIPPRRGVVRAVIGAGTGLGVGFLVEDRGEFHAYPSEGGHIDFPADDEGGDALRRYLASRYAPTPDAEAVVSGQGIANIFAFLVETGRIEQDETTRTILSHPPEDRPPLIARHRSSHEGCRRTMELFARLYGHIAAAFALTFLPTAGLYLAGGIAAKNLPLFLESPAFMEAFEANCRPNIRAVLSRIPVYIITDYSISLYGAAYAAGILIHD is encoded by the coding sequence ATGAAGAGAGAATGGTTTTCGCAACACCCGCCTGCAGGGGCCGTGCTTCTCGCGGCCGACATCGGAGGAACCAACACCAACATCGCCCTCTTCGAACAACAGGGCGGGCGACTCGCCATGCTCGCCCACTGGGAGTTCGCGAGCAGGGAACTCGCGAACCTGGAGGAAGCCCTCTCGCAGGTGATAGAGGACCTCCAGGAGACTCTCGGGACAGGGATCCACATCCACGGGTTGTGCGCATCCGGCGCAGGACCGGTGGAGGAGAACGTGTGTCACCTCACGAACCTCCCCTGGATCATCGACGGCGAGGCCATACATAGGGATCTTGGGGTGAAGACGGTGGTCATCAACGATTTCTCGGCCATCTGCTACGGGGTACCCATCCTGGAGAGCCAGGCCGAGGAGAAGCTCGTGCCCATACCCCACACCGACGGACGCATCCCCCCGAGGAGGGGGGTGGTGCGGGCGGTGATCGGAGCCGGGACCGGGCTCGGCGTGGGCTTCCTCGTGGAGGACAGGGGGGAGTTCCACGCCTATCCCTCCGAGGGGGGGCACATCGACTTTCCGGCCGATGATGAAGGCGGGGATGCGCTCCGGCGCTACCTCGCCTCCCGCTACGCCCCCACGCCCGATGCCGAGGCAGTGGTCTCGGGACAGGGGATTGCCAACATCTTCGCCTTCCTGGTGGAGACAGGCCGGATCGAGCAAGACGAGACCACCCGCACCATCCTCTCCCACCCCCCTGAAGACCGCCCCCCCCTCATCGCCCGACACCGCAGCTCGCACGAGGGGTGCCGCCGCACCATGGAGCTCTTCGCCCGCCTCTACGGGCACATCGCCGCGGCCTTCGCCCTCACCTTCCTGCCCACCGCCGGGCTCTACCTCGCGGGCGGGATCGCGGCGAAGAACCTCCCCCTCTTCCTGGAGAGCCCTGCCTTCATGGAGGCCTTCGAGGCGAACTGCAGACCCAACATCCGGGCGGTGCTCTCCCGCATCCCGGTGTACATCATCACCGACTACAGCATCTCGCTCTACGGTGCAGCCTACGCCGCGGGGATCCTCATCCATGACTGA
- a CDS encoding ArsA family ATPase, whose product MKQGVFFLGKGGVGKTTTASAFAAGCAAWGGMDVLAVSLDPAHNLGDVLGTSLREKPSKVGEHLSAMEIDVGKWISRYLASLRKELASTYAYTSVASLDSYFSLLRYSPGTEEYALLWAIKEIVSRYQEYDLVVFDTPPTALTLRFLALPFLSEKWLEGLKGLRTAILERRQTVLRLDPEAPVRGARRPEEDQLYHRLLGLQRRLASLRELFLARSTVVLVVNPDELSLRESIRIRDELTGLRIPIAVVCHNKAREADESWERKIRNAFRTTPVVRIPFREEEALDPDRLPVRELVDRIIDHVRKEQP is encoded by the coding sequence ATGAAACAGGGCGTGTTCTTCCTCGGGAAGGGCGGGGTGGGAAAGACCACCACCGCCAGTGCCTTCGCCGCAGGATGCGCCGCATGGGGAGGCATGGACGTGCTCGCCGTCTCCCTCGACCCCGCCCACAACCTGGGGGACGTGCTCGGCACATCGTTGCGGGAGAAACCCTCGAAGGTCGGGGAGCACCTCTCGGCCATGGAGATAGACGTGGGGAAGTGGATCTCCCGGTACCTCGCCTCGCTCAGGAAGGAACTCGCGAGCACCTATGCCTATACGAGTGTCGCATCCCTCGATTCCTACTTCTCTCTCCTCCGCTACTCTCCGGGCACCGAAGAGTATGCCCTGCTCTGGGCCATCAAAGAAATCGTGAGTCGATACCAGGAATACGACCTCGTGGTCTTCGATACCCCGCCCACAGCCCTCACCCTCAGATTCCTCGCCCTCCCCTTCCTCTCCGAGAAGTGGCTCGAAGGGCTCAAAGGCCTGCGCACGGCCATCCTCGAGAGGAGGCAGACCGTCCTGAGGCTCGACCCGGAGGCCCCGGTACGGGGGGCCCGTAGACCAGAAGAAGATCAGCTCTACCACAGGCTCCTCGGGCTCCAGCGGAGGCTCGCATCGCTGCGGGAGCTCTTCCTCGCCCGCAGCACCGTGGTGCTGGTGGTGAATCCGGACGAACTGAGCCTCAGGGAGTCGATCCGCATCAGGGACGAACTCACAGGTCTGAGGATACCCATCGCCGTGGTGTGTCACAACAAGGCAAGGGAAGCGGACGAATCGTGGGAACGGAAGATCAGGAACGCGTTCCGTACCACCCCCGTGGTGCGGATCCCCTTCAGGGAAGAGGAGGCCCTCGATCCTGACCGGCTTCCGGTACGGGAGCTGGTTGACCGGATCATCGACCACGTGCGTAAGGAGCAGCCATGA
- a CDS encoding carbon starvation protein A: MSTWIVLGALVFYFIFYFSYGRNIQKKLLKSHEAPEAPAKRLYDGVDYVPTSKYVLFGHHFASIAGAGPITGPAMAVAWGWLPGLLWIWIGNVFIGAVHDYLSLTVSVRYDGRSVQYVAQDLIGKVAGKAFGWFILFLCILVVAAFGDIVAGQFASNPHLFPTFLFFCIAAIFTGLIMYRTKVGIGYGSIIGAALIVVSFWLGSMVSIPASKITWFLVIFVYIIIAASLPVNILLQPRDYLNSFLLYFGLLAGGVAALIGFSSFDSLPVFTSFSAKVIGGQPSPFWPTVPLVIACGALSGFHSLVASGTSSKQLREEKDALFVGYGGMLTEGFLSTLVVVSIATFGNEVFGDPAKVLAAGPLDRFVKSYGAMVSGTIPFLFSASFMQLFAALWVSSFALTTLDTTNRLGRYILHELALPLKDRSPGLYSIFQNKWIASFVVATIGLLLASSGGYTRLWPAFSGANQLLASIAMLTATVWVKRKLNPRYTNLVFIPAIFLWITVTVGLIWYEIVIVPTYFGDFTNALKVSTGIIVGTINIVMLILNVVIMVGFFRHFREQEASV, translated from the coding sequence ATGAGTACCTGGATCGTCCTAGGAGCGCTCGTTTTCTACTTCATCTTCTACTTTTCGTACGGACGTAACATCCAGAAGAAGCTTCTCAAATCCCACGAGGCACCCGAGGCGCCCGCAAAGCGGCTCTACGACGGCGTGGACTACGTGCCCACCAGCAAGTACGTGCTCTTCGGGCACCACTTCGCCTCCATCGCAGGGGCGGGTCCCATCACCGGTCCGGCCATGGCAGTGGCCTGGGGCTGGCTCCCGGGGCTTCTGTGGATCTGGATCGGGAACGTCTTCATCGGCGCGGTCCACGACTACCTCTCGCTCACCGTCTCGGTGCGGTACGACGGGAGATCCGTCCAGTACGTGGCCCAGGATCTCATCGGCAAGGTGGCGGGGAAGGCCTTCGGGTGGTTCATCCTCTTCCTGTGTATCCTCGTGGTCGCGGCCTTCGGTGACATCGTAGCAGGGCAATTCGCGAGCAATCCCCACCTCTTCCCGACCTTCCTCTTCTTCTGTATCGCCGCTATCTTCACCGGCCTCATCATGTACCGCACCAAGGTGGGTATAGGGTACGGCTCCATCATCGGAGCGGCCCTCATCGTGGTCTCCTTCTGGCTCGGCTCCATGGTCTCCATCCCCGCCTCGAAGATCACCTGGTTCCTCGTGATCTTCGTGTACATCATCATCGCCGCCTCACTGCCGGTGAACATCCTCCTCCAGCCGAGAGACTACCTCAACAGCTTCCTCCTCTACTTCGGGCTCCTCGCAGGAGGCGTGGCAGCCCTCATCGGGTTCTCGAGCTTCGACTCGCTTCCCGTCTTCACCTCTTTCTCGGCCAAGGTGATAGGCGGACAACCCTCGCCCTTCTGGCCCACCGTGCCCCTGGTGATCGCCTGCGGCGCTCTCTCGGGATTCCACTCCCTGGTGGCCTCGGGTACCAGCTCGAAGCAGCTCAGGGAAGAGAAGGACGCCCTCTTCGTGGGCTACGGCGGCATGCTCACCGAGGGGTTCCTCTCGACACTGGTCGTCGTCTCCATCGCCACCTTCGGAAACGAGGTGTTCGGTGATCCCGCGAAGGTCCTTGCGGCAGGACCCCTCGACAGGTTCGTGAAGTCCTACGGCGCCATGGTGAGCGGCACCATCCCCTTCCTCTTCTCCGCCAGTTTCATGCAGCTTTTTGCGGCCCTCTGGGTGAGCTCCTTCGCCCTCACCACGCTGGACACCACCAACAGGCTCGGACGGTACATCCTCCACGAGCTCGCCCTCCCGCTCAAGGATCGCTCGCCCGGGCTCTACAGCATCTTCCAGAACAAGTGGATCGCCTCCTTCGTAGTGGCGACCATCGGCCTGCTCCTCGCCTCCTCGGGCGGCTACACGAGGCTCTGGCCCGCCTTCTCGGGTGCGAACCAGCTCCTCGCTTCCATCGCCATGCTCACCGCCACCGTCTGGGTGAAGAGGAAGCTCAATCCCAGGTATACCAATCTGGTCTTCATCCCGGCCATCTTCCTGTGGATCACGGTGACCGTCGGGCTCATCTGGTACGAAATCGTCATCGTACCCACGTATTTCGGCGACTTCACCAATGCCCTCAAGGTGAGTACGGGCATCATCGTCGGTACCATCAACATCGTGATGCTCATCCTCAACGTGGTGATCATGGTCGGATTCTTCCGCCACTTCCGGGAACAGGAAGCATCGGTATAA
- the mgtE gene encoding magnesium transporter: MEREHVSRELVLEWVRQRLWHKVKQELVSWHPSDIAEFLASLEEEEASTDALILFLMLPPELKADVFSEFDSELQRQILERITSDQVKEILSELSHDDRIELLENLPGNLTRRVLNLLSPDDRSITLELLGYPEESVGRLMTPDYVSLKPHWTIEKALDHIRRYGKDAEIINMLYVIDEEGHLLDDILLRKVILAPPDATVESIMDWHYVAINAYADQEEAVRLIRKYDLNALPVVDDDNILLGIVTVDDIIDVLDEETTEDVHKESAVVPLETSYTQASPFLLYTKRVVWLFFLGISGFLSSGVISRFQGVLSSFISLSLFIPMLMDTGGNTSSQAATLVIRALAVGELTPRRWFLVMRKELLVGLLLGGSLGLVLATIGYLWTGHPGIALTVGLSTVGIALWANLIGSTLPLLCTWVGIDPALISSPLLTTILDVTGLLIYFTITSLVLL, from the coding sequence ATGGAGAGGGAACACGTCTCCCGCGAGCTCGTACTGGAGTGGGTACGTCAGCGGTTGTGGCACAAGGTGAAGCAGGAACTCGTCTCCTGGCACCCCTCCGACATCGCCGAGTTCCTCGCATCGCTGGAGGAGGAAGAGGCCTCCACCGACGCCCTCATCCTCTTTCTCATGCTGCCCCCCGAACTCAAGGCCGATGTCTTCAGCGAGTTCGACAGCGAGCTGCAGCGCCAGATCCTCGAACGGATCACGAGCGATCAGGTGAAGGAGATCCTCTCCGAGCTCTCCCACGACGACCGTATCGAGCTCCTCGAAAACCTCCCGGGCAACCTCACCCGTCGGGTCCTCAACCTCCTCTCGCCCGACGACAGGTCCATCACCCTCGAGCTCCTGGGGTATCCCGAGGAGAGTGTCGGCCGCCTCATGACCCCCGACTATGTCTCGCTCAAGCCGCACTGGACCATCGAGAAGGCACTCGACCACATCCGCAGGTACGGGAAAGACGCCGAGATCATCAACATGCTCTACGTGATTGACGAGGAGGGGCATCTTTTGGACGACATCCTCCTGCGCAAGGTCATCCTCGCCCCGCCTGACGCCACCGTGGAGTCCATCATGGACTGGCACTACGTGGCGATCAACGCCTATGCCGACCAGGAGGAGGCGGTACGCCTCATCCGTAAGTACGACCTCAACGCCCTCCCCGTGGTGGATGACGACAACATCCTCCTGGGCATCGTCACGGTCGACGACATCATCGACGTGCTCGACGAGGAGACCACCGAGGACGTGCACAAGGAGAGCGCGGTGGTCCCCCTCGAGACGAGCTACACCCAGGCCTCCCCCTTTCTCCTCTACACCAAGCGGGTGGTGTGGCTCTTCTTCCTCGGCATCTCCGGGTTTCTCTCCTCGGGTGTGATCTCCCGGTTCCAGGGCGTGCTCTCCTCGTTCATCAGCCTGAGTCTCTTCATCCCCATGCTCATGGACACCGGGGGGAATACGAGCAGCCAGGCGGCCACCCTGGTGATCAGGGCCCTCGCCGTGGGGGAACTGACCCCGCGGAGGTGGTTCCTGGTGATGAGGAAGGAGCTCCTCGTGGGGCTCCTGTTGGGAGGCTCGCTAGGGCTCGTGCTCGCCACGATAGGGTATCTCTGGACGGGTCACCCCGGGATCGCCCTCACGGTGGGGCTCTCGACCGTGGGGATCGCCCTGTGGGCCAACCTCATCGGAAGCACCCTCCCCCTCCTCTGCACCTGGGTGGGGATAGACCCGGCCCTCATAAGCAGCCCGCTCCTCACCACTATCCTCGACGTGACCGGGCTCCTCATCTACTTCACCATCACCAGCCTCGTCCTGCTCTAG